In Actinoplanes derwentensis, the following proteins share a genomic window:
- a CDS encoding extracellular solute-binding protein encodes MLDGRPRRGATGTVLILFASVLTGCAADGGANSLTYYIADAAQEDVATRCAAESGGAYTFDIQRLPNTAAGGREQLLRRLAAEDRSMDIVSVDPPFMAEFANAGFLRAFTAPERQEFSAGVLDGPLEQSTFRDVLWAAPLYGNTQLLWYRKSVLAEAGVDPSAGPVTWDQLIQGATRAGVTVAAQGRRNESLMVWVNALVASAGGSILQPGSENLPSGQVKGGLNTDAGAEAARIMHDLAVSPAAPAGLSTSGEEDSRSAFQAEDGGFMVNWPYVWAAFDSAIEEGTLPANFKDDVGWAAYPRVRAGTEAASPSGGLGLSISAFSGKPDLAVEAIRCLASEQSQKEFMTTAGNPAALGRVFDDPEIRELFPMADQIRTGLDAATPRPVSPYYGDVTGSVQTAFHPPGSLDPGTTPREANELLEAVLSNQRLI; translated from the coding sequence GTGCTTGACGGGAGACCACGCCGGGGCGCGACAGGCACCGTCCTGATCCTGTTCGCCTCGGTCCTCACCGGTTGTGCGGCGGACGGTGGCGCGAACTCGCTGACGTACTACATCGCCGACGCCGCCCAAGAGGACGTGGCAACCCGCTGCGCGGCCGAATCCGGCGGGGCGTACACCTTCGACATCCAGCGGCTGCCGAACACCGCCGCCGGTGGCCGGGAACAGTTGTTGCGCCGGCTGGCCGCCGAGGACCGGTCGATGGACATCGTCAGTGTCGACCCGCCGTTCATGGCCGAGTTCGCCAACGCCGGGTTCCTGCGCGCGTTCACCGCCCCGGAACGGCAGGAGTTCTCCGCCGGAGTCCTCGACGGCCCGCTCGAACAGTCGACGTTCCGCGACGTCCTCTGGGCGGCGCCGCTGTACGGCAACACGCAACTGCTCTGGTACCGCAAGTCGGTCCTGGCCGAGGCCGGTGTCGACCCGTCGGCCGGACCGGTCACCTGGGACCAACTGATCCAGGGCGCGACCCGGGCCGGAGTGACGGTGGCGGCCCAGGGCCGCCGCAACGAGAGCCTGATGGTCTGGGTCAACGCGCTGGTCGCCTCGGCCGGCGGCTCGATCCTCCAGCCGGGCTCCGAGAACCTGCCCTCCGGCCAGGTCAAAGGCGGGCTGAACACGGACGCCGGCGCGGAGGCCGCCCGGATCATGCACGACCTCGCGGTGTCTCCGGCCGCACCCGCCGGGCTCAGCACGTCCGGTGAGGAGGACTCCCGGTCCGCGTTCCAGGCCGAGGACGGCGGCTTCATGGTCAACTGGCCGTACGTGTGGGCGGCCTTCGACTCGGCCATCGAGGAGGGCACCCTCCCGGCGAACTTCAAGGACGACGTGGGCTGGGCCGCGTACCCCCGGGTCCGGGCCGGAACCGAGGCGGCGTCCCCGTCCGGTGGGCTCGGCCTGTCGATCAGCGCGTTCAGCGGTAAGCCGGACCTGGCCGTCGAAGCCATCCGCTGCCTGGCGTCCGAACAGAGCCAGAAGGAGTTCATGACGACCGCGGGCAACCCGGCCGCGCTCGGCAGGGTCTTCGACGACCCGGAGATCCGCGAGCTGTTCCCGATGGCCGACCAGATCCGCACCGGCCTCGACGCGGCCACACCCCGGCCGGTCAGCCCCTACTACGGCGACGTCACCGGAAGTGTCCAGACCGCCTTCCACCCGCCCGGTTCCCTCGACCCGGGCACCACCCCACGAGAGGCCAACGAGCTGCTCGAAGCCGTCCTGTCCAACCAGCGACTGATCTAG